Proteins encoded in a region of the Cytobacillus pseudoceanisediminis genome:
- the yfmF gene encoding EF-P 5-aminopentanol modification-associated protein YfmF, protein MAVISESVKAMNGFKLHVVKTEKYKTNTLVWKMKAPLEKDTVTLRSLLPHVLQSSSSSYPATGKLRSYLDELYGATLFVDLAKKGEYHVITISVEIANEKFLSDPTPLLKKAFQFLSEILTKPNVQGGAFDQDTVEKEKRTLKQRIQSVYDDKMRYSNFRLVQEMCKDEPYALHVHGEKEDVDKITPESLYEYYQQAMAQDELDLYVIGDVDEADAESYARELLSLEERTPQAAPASGGRIRESVNEVREEQDVKQGKLNIGYRTKVVYGDSDYYALQVFNGIFGGFSHSKLFLNVREKASLAYYVASRLESHKGLMMVMSGIDNSNYDQAVNIIKEQLEAMKNGDFTEQEMEQTKAVIKNQLLETVDTARGIVEVLYHNVVSGKEITLQTWMDEMDKVTKEEIAETAKKVSLDTVYFLTGKEAGK, encoded by the coding sequence ATGGCTGTAATCTCTGAATCCGTAAAAGCCATGAATGGCTTTAAGCTTCATGTAGTTAAAACAGAGAAATATAAAACCAATACACTGGTCTGGAAAATGAAAGCTCCGCTTGAAAAGGATACTGTTACATTAAGATCTTTATTGCCGCATGTCCTGCAAAGCAGCAGTTCGTCATACCCTGCAACCGGAAAGCTGCGCTCTTATCTAGATGAATTATATGGTGCAACTCTTTTTGTCGATTTGGCGAAAAAGGGTGAGTATCATGTCATTACCATTTCTGTTGAAATTGCAAATGAGAAGTTTCTTTCAGACCCAACGCCTCTATTGAAAAAAGCGTTCCAATTTTTATCGGAGATCCTGACTAAGCCAAATGTGCAAGGCGGGGCTTTTGACCAGGATACGGTTGAAAAAGAAAAAAGGACGCTGAAACAGCGGATTCAATCCGTTTATGATGATAAAATGCGCTATTCCAATTTTCGGCTGGTACAGGAAATGTGCAAGGATGAGCCATATGCGCTCCATGTGCATGGCGAAAAAGAAGATGTGGATAAAATTACGCCTGAAAGTCTATATGAATATTATCAGCAGGCAATGGCGCAGGATGAACTTGATTTATATGTAATAGGTGATGTGGACGAGGCAGATGCCGAATCCTACGCAAGGGAGCTTTTATCTTTAGAGGAAAGAACCCCGCAGGCAGCGCCGGCATCTGGAGGAAGAATCAGAGAATCTGTTAACGAAGTCAGGGAAGAACAGGATGTGAAGCAGGGGAAACTAAATATCGGCTATCGGACAAAAGTCGTTTACGGTGATTCTGATTATTATGCCCTGCAGGTATTCAATGGAATTTTTGGAGGCTTTTCACACTCAAAATTGTTCTTGAATGTCCGCGAAAAAGCCAGTCTCGCATACTATGTAGCCAGCCGTCTTGAAAGCCATAAAGGCTTAATGATGGTTATGTCGGGGATCGATAATAGTAATTATGACCAGGCAGTTAATATTATTAAAGAACAGCTGGAAGCCATGAAAAACGGGGACTTTACGGAACAGGAAATGGAGCAGACCAAAGCTGTCATAAAAAATCAGCTTTTGGAGACTGTTGATACAGCCCGCGGGATTGTCGAAGTCCTCTATCATAATGTTGTGTCAGGCAAAGAAATTACGCTTCAAACCTGGATGGATGAAATGGATAAGGTAACTAAAGAGGAAATTGCCGAAACAGCTAAGAAGGTCAGTTTGGATACAGTGTATTTCCTGACAGGAAAGGAGGCGGGCAAGTAA
- a CDS encoding ABC transporter permease produces MGLMEILLIIIPSTLLWAAPLIFTGLGGNFSESSGVVNIGLEGLMVIGAFTAIVFNLTFVDVFGSMTPWVALLAAMVVGALLSILHAVASITFRADQVVSGVAINLLAIGAALFLVKFIYGKGQTDIIQKGFSKVDIPFLSDIPVIGKLFFSNTYYTSFAAIAVAFLAWFVMFKTPFGLRLRAVGEHPMAADTMGINVTRMRYIGVLISGALAGIGGGVYAQSISSDFGHATISGQGFMALAALIFGKWHPLGVMGAALFFGFAQSLSIIGSSLPFLENIPNVYLLIAPYVLTILALTGFIGRADAPKASGTPYIKGKR; encoded by the coding sequence GTGGGCTTAATGGAGATCCTATTAATTATTATTCCATCAACATTGCTTTGGGCAGCCCCGCTTATTTTCACTGGTTTGGGCGGAAACTTTTCAGAAAGCTCCGGTGTTGTAAATATTGGTTTAGAAGGCTTGATGGTAATTGGAGCATTCACTGCCATAGTCTTTAACCTTACGTTCGTAGATGTATTTGGCAGCATGACCCCATGGGTAGCATTATTGGCAGCTATGGTTGTAGGAGCACTTTTATCCATCCTGCATGCTGTTGCTTCCATTACGTTTAGAGCAGACCAGGTAGTCTCAGGTGTTGCGATTAACCTTCTGGCAATTGGAGCTGCACTGTTCCTGGTTAAATTCATTTATGGAAAAGGCCAGACGGATATTATTCAAAAAGGGTTCAGCAAGGTGGATATACCATTTTTGAGCGATATACCCGTAATAGGAAAACTGTTTTTCTCAAACACATACTATACTTCATTTGCAGCGATTGCCGTGGCATTTCTTGCCTGGTTTGTGATGTTTAAAACTCCATTCGGGCTAAGGCTGAGAGCGGTTGGTGAACACCCAATGGCTGCAGATACAATGGGTATTAATGTTACCCGAATGAGATACATTGGGGTATTAATCTCCGGTGCCCTAGCAGGAATTGGCGGCGGTGTGTATGCACAATCCATTTCTTCAGATTTCGGCCATGCAACGATCAGCGGCCAGGGCTTTATGGCATTGGCAGCATTGATCTTTGGTAAATGGCATCCGCTTGGTGTTATGGGGGCGGCTCTATTCTTTGGGTTTGCGCAAAGCTTGAGTATCATCGGCTCGAGCCTTCCATTCCTTGAGAATATTCCAAATGTATATCTTCTCATTGCACCATATGTTTTAACGATTCTGGCATTGACTGGTTTCATAGGACGCGCCGATGCTCCAAAAGCATCTGGCACTCCATATATAAAAGGAAAGCGCTAA